A single Micromonospora luteifusca DNA region contains:
- a CDS encoding TIGR03557 family F420-dependent LLM class oxidoreductase → MVSVGYTLMSEQAGPKDLVHHAVRAEAAGFDQLVMSDHYSPWLDSQGHSPYAWSVLGAVAHATSRAQLMSFVTCPIRRYHPAVVAQKASTIGALSDGRFTLGLGAGENLNEHVVGGWPHVQQRHEMFEEALQIIRPLLNGETLTFSGNHFDVPDAYVWDRPERPVPMAVAASGRQSATLAAEYGNGIISTEPDRRIIEMYDDAGGVGQPRYGQVAICYGPDEAECRKIVHDQFRWFGMGWKVNADLPGPESFAAATQFVREEDVAEGIPCGPDVDAHVEAFRKFVDAGFTHVAIVQVGGETQPMFLDWAQEQLLPRLRAL, encoded by the coding sequence ATGGTCAGCGTCGGCTACACCCTGATGAGCGAGCAGGCCGGGCCCAAGGACCTGGTTCACCATGCGGTACGGGCCGAGGCGGCCGGCTTCGACCAACTGGTGATGTCCGATCACTACTCCCCCTGGCTGGACTCGCAGGGCCACTCCCCGTACGCCTGGTCGGTGCTCGGCGCGGTCGCCCATGCCACCTCCCGCGCGCAGCTGATGTCCTTCGTGACCTGCCCGATCCGCCGCTACCACCCGGCCGTGGTCGCGCAGAAGGCCAGCACGATCGGCGCACTCTCGGACGGCCGGTTCACCCTCGGCCTGGGCGCCGGGGAGAACCTGAACGAGCACGTGGTCGGCGGCTGGCCGCACGTGCAGCAACGGCACGAGATGTTCGAGGAGGCACTGCAGATCATCCGGCCGTTGCTCAACGGGGAGACGCTGACCTTCTCCGGCAATCACTTCGACGTGCCCGACGCCTACGTCTGGGATCGCCCCGAGCGGCCGGTGCCGATGGCCGTCGCCGCGTCCGGTCGACAGTCCGCGACGCTGGCCGCCGAGTACGGCAACGGCATCATCTCCACCGAGCCCGACCGGCGCATCATCGAGATGTACGACGACGCCGGGGGCGTCGGCCAGCCCCGCTACGGGCAGGTTGCCATCTGCTACGGCCCCGACGAGGCCGAATGCCGCAAGATCGTGCACGACCAGTTCCGCTGGTTCGGGATGGGTTGGAAGGTCAACGCCGACCTGCCCGGCCCGGAGTCCTTCGCCGCCGCCACCCAGTTCGTCCGCGAAGAGGACGTCGCCGAGGGCATTCCCTGCGGCCCTGACGTGGACGCGCACGTCGAGGCGTTCCGCAAGTTCGTCGACGCCGGTTTCACCCATGTGGCGATCGTCCAGGTCGGTGGCGAGACCCAGCCGATGTTCCTGGACTGGGCGCAGGAGCAGTTGCTGCCCCGGTTGCGGGCGTTGTGA